The following coding sequences lie in one Bos indicus isolate NIAB-ARS_2022 breed Sahiwal x Tharparkar chromosome 12, NIAB-ARS_B.indTharparkar_mat_pri_1.0, whole genome shotgun sequence genomic window:
- the LOC109567151 gene encoding histone H2B type 1-C/E/F/G/I-like — protein MPEPAKSAPAPKKGSKKAVTKAQKKDGKKRKCSRKESYHVYMYKVLKQVHPDTGISSKAMGIMNSFVNAIFEHIAGEASRLAHYNKRSTITSREIQTALRLLLPGELAKHAVSEGTKAVTKYTSSK, from the coding sequence ATGCCTGAACCGGCTAAGTCTGCTCCTGCCCCTAAAAAGGGCTctaaaaaagctgtgaccaaggcccagaagaaggaCGGCAAGAAGCGCAAGTGCAGCCGCAAGGAGAGCTACCACGTGTACAtgtacaaggtgctgaagcaagtccatccggacaccggcatctcgtccaaggccatgggaatcatgaactccttcgtcAACGCCATTTTTGAGCACATCGCTGGCGAGGCATCACGCCTGGCGCATTACAACAAACGCTCGactatcacatccagggagatccagaccgccttgcgcttgctgctacctggggagctggccaagcacgctgtgtccgagggcactaaggctgtcaccaagtataccagctccaagtaa